The segment GTGAAACCGAGTACGCCCAGCCTCGCCCATTTTTACCCTGGTGAAAATTTTCAGGCGGTTGTTGATTTAGCCCATAAGCAAAAGCCAAAGGCGACCACGGAGGAAGTGATTCAATGCCTCAATCACTATGCCGACCATGACGATTTTCTTGATCTAAGTTAGAGACAAAATGACATCAATTGCTTGCATAGGCGACAGCACCACTCACGGCGGCTGCATCATCACCGGATCAGACACGATGGACATCGACGGACGCAAAGGCGCGCGAGTGGGCGATCTCGTGTCATGTCCCGAACACGGCGTCAATCCGATCATTCAAGGCTCGGACATGCTAACCGACACCAACGGCGAACACGTTGCGCTGGATGGCCATCTCACAGCGTGCGGCAGTCGAATAATTGCCTTGGGCGATCATGGCTCGATTGATTGACTAGCTCTGATCGTGAGATCACGCGCTCGGGCAGGTACGAGCAGACCGGGTCGACGTGCGCAACATCAACTATTTCCGCGGGACGGTGCCGGCCGGCTGGCGGCATCGATGGAAGCCGGTGTCGAGACACGCTACGAGCGCGACCCAAAGGAACGCTCAGTGCTCGCAAGGTCGGCAAGCAGGCCCCAGAAGATTGCCACTACGACTCACGACCGCCAAGACTGCTGGAAGCCGGTAGTCTGCATCCACGACCGATAGACCAAAGCGACTTCATGGCACCAAGTAGCGATTCTTCACGCTCATGCTAAACGGCGGAATCACGTCGAACGTATTAATTGCGATCGGGGCAAGATAACCGATTCCCCGGATCTGTCCAAACCACCGCCTGAACTGCCAAACAAAGCGCTAAATCACCTTCCCCGGATTGAGAATCCCATCCGGATCGAGCGCCGCCTTGATCGCGCGCATGGCTTCGAGATCGGTCTCGCGACGGCTCTGCGGCAAGAAGTGCCGCTTCTTCACGCCGATTCCATGCTCGGCCGAAATCGATCCCGCGAACTCGCGCGTCACGTCGTAGATCACACTGTCGATCTCGTCGTGATCGTGCTTGCCCATGCCCGGCACGTCCACGACGATATGAATGTTGCCATCGCCAAGATGCCCATACGTCAGGACGAGCGCTTGCGGCCAGCGTTCGCGCAGGCGCGCCTCGCACTTCTGCGCGGCATCGCCCACCTGCGCGATCGAAAAGCTCACGTCGTACGCCGCGTGATTCGGAATGAAGCGCTGATACTCGCCGGGCGCATCGCGAATCGACCAGAAGTCGCGCGCGTGCGCTTCCGACGACGCAATCGCGGCGTCCGTCACCACGCCGTCTTCCAGCATCGCGCCGAGAAACTCTTCGAAGGCATCGCCGTGACGGACCGGATCGGTGCCGACGCTCTCCAGCAGCACGTAGAACGGATGCGCATCCGCGAGCGGCGCGCGCAGGTTCCTGAGGTTGCCGATAACGGCATCGTGATAACCCGCCCACATCACTTCGAACGCGGATACCCCCGCGGCCAGCCCCGCCTGCGCACGCGTCAGCAGCGTGGTCACCGCGTGAAAGTCCGGCAAGCCGCACCACGCGGTGGCGGTCGCCGTTGGCTTCGGCCGCAATCGCAGCACGACACGCGTGATGATCGCGAGCGTGCCTTCGCTGCCGATCAACAAATGCCGCAAGTCATAGCCGCTGTTGTTCTTGATCATCTTGTTCAAGTCGCCGATGACCTTGCCGCTCGCCAGCACCGCTTCGACGCCGAGTACCTGATCGCGCATCATCCCGTACTTGATGACGCGGTTGCCGCCCGCGTTGGTGGCAAGATTGCCGCCAATGGAACAACTGCCGCGCGCGCCGAGATCCAGCGGAAAGTAAAAGCCCGCCGCGCTCGCCGCTTCCTGCACCACTTGCAACGGCGTGCCCGCTTCCACCGTCATGGTCGCGGAGACTTCATCGATCTCGAGGATACGGGTCATGCGGTC is part of the Caballeronia sp. TF1N1 genome and harbors:
- a CDS encoding FAD-binding oxidoreductase encodes the protein MTAREAVSALRETLGAEVVALPEEFGDRRVVDWSGLPGATPSAIVRPRNTEEAAKALALCTKYKQAVVTQGGLTGLVGGANVLTDEVVLSLDRMTRILEIDEVSATMTVEAGTPLQVVQEAASAAGFYFPLDLGARGSCSIGGNLATNAGGNRVIKYGMMRDQVLGVEAVLASGKVIGDLNKMIKNNSGYDLRHLLIGSEGTLAIITRVVLRLRPKPTATATAWCGLPDFHAVTTLLTRAQAGLAAGVSAFEVMWAGYHDAVIGNLRNLRAPLADAHPFYVLLESVGTDPVRHGDAFEEFLGAMLEDGVVTDAAIASSEAHARDFWSIRDAPGEYQRFIPNHAAYDVSFSIAQVGDAAQKCEARLRERWPQALVLTYGHLGDGNIHIVVDVPGMGKHDHDEIDSVIYDVTREFAGSISAEHGIGVKKRHFLPQSRRETDLEAMRAIKAALDPDGILNPGKVI
- a CDS encoding PAAR domain-containing protein — encoded protein: MTSIACIGDSTTHGGCIITGSDTMDIDGRKGARVGDLVSCPEHGVNPIIQGSDMLTDTNGEHVALDGHLTACGSRIIALGDHGSID